GGGATTATTTATCCGTTGGTTAGACGAATTTGAAAACCTAGAAGATGCAGGTTATGTAACTGTAGCTTTGGTGGGCTTACGCTTGTTGTTGAAAGTGGTGAACGATGCTTTAGTTCCACCAGAATGGATCATGATTCCTGCCATCTTCCTAATTTTAGGTTGGGGATTTTCCAAACGTGTTGCTGTTGATTTACCACAAGTAGAACCGGAAAAGACCGAAGTTTCTAAGTAAGTAGGAGTGAAGTAAGTGAGGAGTTAGGAGTTAGGAATTTTTAACTCCTAACTTTTAACTCCTAACTCCTAAGAGTTAGGAATTGTTAACTCCTAACTTTTAACTCCTAACTCTTTATCACTCGTGCAACCAAGGCGTTAAGTGTGGTTGCCAACTTACCAATTCTTCATCCTTAAACCATAGAGCGATTTCCTGTTGGGCGGTTTCTGGAGCATCAGAGCCGTGGATTAAGTTACGACCAATATTCAGTCCAAAATCGCCGCGAATGGTTCCCGGCTCTGCTGTTAAGGGGTTTGTCGCACCAATAATCTTTCTGGCAGATGCAATAACGCCATCACCTTCCCATACCATCGCCACTACTGGGCTAGAAGTGATAAATTCCACTAGACCACCAAAAAAGGGACGTTCTCGGTGGACACCATAGTGTTGTTCAGCTAATTCCCGACTGACTTTCAGGAACTTTAAACCAACTAGGGTAAAACCTTTGGTTTCAAAGCGACGGATAATTTCCCCCACTAATCCCCGCTGTACTCCATCAGGCTTAATTGCTAAAAATGTACGTTCCAAAGCTATCTCCTAAAACTTAATAAA
This Nostoc sp. C052 DNA region includes the following protein-coding sequences:
- the ndk gene encoding nucleoside-diphosphate kinase; the encoded protein is MERTFLAIKPDGVQRGLVGEIIRRFETKGFTLVGLKFLKVSRELAEQHYGVHRERPFFGGLVEFITSSPVVAMVWEGDGVIASARKIIGATNPLTAEPGTIRGDFGLNIGRNLIHGSDAPETAQQEIALWFKDEELVSWQPHLTPWLHE